In Solenopsis invicta isolate M01_SB chromosome 1, UNIL_Sinv_3.0, whole genome shotgun sequence, one genomic interval encodes:
- the LOC120358598 gene encoding uncharacterized protein LOC120358598, with protein sequence MYFAEGGNTLYSGEVKKECNGISTERRTARLLSRRYALTATSYKYLEIGINVGPPSYVEIAIGDHQGRELILSVETWKGLYEQRWNISKLIRNDYKDNFISVGPLTIKVSVMNDVRLIRLESSNVYVTVIESTLHRMFSLYECINVMFERLVRIVDTVDVKYTQFLNIASNVMNQEKAIRESNIFDMRQLVDCELLALFFTA encoded by the exons ATGTACTTTGCCGAGGGAGGTAACACATTGTACAGTggtgaagtgaagaaggaatgCAATGG cATTTCGACGGAGCGTCGTACAGCGCGCTTATTGAGCAGACGTTACGCTTTGACAGCTACGAGTTACAAGTATTTGGAGATTGGAATTAACGTCGGTCCACCGAGTTACGTGGAGATCGCCATAGGAGATCATCAAGGACGAGAATTGATACTGTCTGTTGAAACGTGGAAAGGTCTCTACGAGCAACGatggaatatttccaaattaattcggAATGACTACAAGGACAATTTTATAAGCGTCGGACCCTTAACAATCAAAGTTAGTGTGATGAATGACGTTAGGCTCATACGTCTCGAATCTTCTAACGTGTATGTGACAGTGATTGAATCCACGTTACATCGTATGTTCAGTTTGTACGAGTGTATCAACGTAATGTTCGAGCGCTTAGTTAGAATCGTTGATACAGTCGATGTTAAGTACACACAATTCTTAAACATCGCGTCCAATGTAATGAATCAAGAAAAAGCAATACGCGAGAGCAATATCTTCGATATGCGTCAACTCGTCGATTGTGAGctgttagctttattttttactgcataa